A region from the Nonlabens sp. YIK11 genome encodes:
- the hsdR gene encoding EcoAI/FtnUII family type I restriction enzme subunit R encodes MTRKLTEEDTRARFIDPALVKAGWTPDLIWREHYFTDGRKLTGNKRGKGLKADYLLRFKNNSLAIIEAKAIGKHPTEGLHQAIGYAQKLSIDVVYATNGSKLYEYIISRGYGDYIEEFPSPEDLYNRTHERRTDLKRKLHGIPFKMEGNWQPRYYQEVAVQKTMNAIAENKQRILLTLATGTGKTFIAFQIVHKLLTAKWNLEHEDRKPRILFLADRNVLVDQAMTNTFNPYESDLVKINGEEIRKRNGVVPTNAYVFFAIYQAIAEREDIGGYYKKYPKDFFDLIIIDECHRGSANESGSWREILDHFGKAVHLGLTATPKRDDNVDTYDYFGKPIYEYSLKDGVNDGFLTPYKIKRLKTNIDEYIHNSEDLVVEGELIKDHYDINDFNKSIVLPQRTELVAKTILEQMKPMDKTIIFCANQAHALDMRDMINKHKLVKDAEYCVRITSDEGDAGKVLLKQFQDNTKDIPTILTSSKMLTTGVDAKNVRNIVLTAPIGSMIEFKQIVGRGTRLYDGKDYFTIIDFVGATNHFYDPIWDGPGDDEPATIVPGQPPKPTPQPEDEGVVVDPPGEYHRKATVLLSNGQSIKVTDTETRYVDANGKPLTAREFIEKLIGELPELFENEQQLRDAWANPDTRSALLEQLGQQGFDREQLDDLRNMVASPDTDIFDVLSHLCYRSDLKTRHERVGAVSKNPVLTVYKDARAVAFLNFILEHYEKYGVEELRRDKLPDLIRLKLGTTHDAKEAFGGMQPLMDAYLGLQKAIYQAS; translated from the coding sequence ATGACTAGAAAACTAACGGAAGAAGATACCAGAGCACGCTTTATAGATCCTGCACTGGTAAAAGCTGGCTGGACACCAGATTTGATATGGCGTGAACATTACTTTACTGATGGTCGTAAACTCACGGGCAACAAGCGCGGCAAAGGTCTTAAAGCAGACTATTTACTACGTTTTAAAAATAACAGCTTAGCCATTATTGAGGCAAAGGCTATAGGTAAACACCCCACAGAAGGTTTACACCAAGCCATAGGCTATGCGCAAAAATTATCCATAGATGTGGTCTATGCTACAAATGGTAGTAAACTCTATGAGTATATTATAAGTAGAGGTTATGGCGATTATATTGAGGAATTCCCTTCTCCAGAAGATTTATATAATCGTACCCATGAGCGACGCACTGATTTAAAAAGAAAATTACATGGTATTCCATTTAAGATGGAAGGAAACTGGCAACCTAGATATTACCAAGAGGTCGCTGTTCAAAAAACCATGAACGCCATTGCAGAGAACAAGCAGCGTATATTACTAACACTGGCTACAGGAACAGGAAAGACCTTCATCGCATTCCAGATTGTGCATAAACTGCTTACTGCAAAATGGAACCTAGAGCATGAGGATCGTAAACCACGTATATTGTTCCTAGCAGATCGCAACGTACTTGTAGATCAAGCGATGACTAATACATTTAATCCTTACGAGAGTGATCTGGTTAAAATAAACGGTGAGGAAATAAGAAAACGCAACGGCGTGGTCCCTACTAATGCTTATGTGTTTTTTGCCATTTATCAAGCGATAGCAGAACGCGAAGATATAGGTGGTTATTATAAAAAATACCCAAAAGACTTTTTTGATTTAATCATCATAGATGAATGTCATCGCGGTAGTGCAAATGAAAGTGGAAGTTGGCGTGAGATTCTGGATCATTTTGGTAAAGCAGTACATTTGGGATTAACGGCAACTCCCAAACGTGATGATAACGTAGATACTTATGATTACTTTGGAAAACCTATTTATGAGTATTCACTTAAAGATGGCGTAAATGATGGGTTTCTCACACCTTATAAAATTAAGCGCCTCAAAACAAATATCGATGAGTACATTCATAATAGTGAAGATTTAGTTGTTGAAGGCGAGCTGATTAAAGATCATTACGATATCAATGATTTTAATAAATCTATCGTGTTGCCACAACGTACAGAACTCGTAGCAAAAACGATCCTGGAGCAAATGAAGCCTATGGATAAAACCATCATCTTTTGTGCAAATCAAGCGCATGCACTGGATATGCGTGATATGATTAATAAACATAAACTGGTAAAAGATGCAGAATACTGCGTGCGTATTACCAGTGATGAAGGCGATGCAGGTAAAGTTCTTTTAAAGCAATTTCAAGACAATACTAAAGACATTCCTACTATCCTAACCAGTTCTAAAATGCTTACCACTGGTGTAGATGCAAAAAATGTGCGCAATATCGTGCTCACGGCGCCTATAGGTAGCATGATAGAATTTAAGCAAATTGTAGGTCGTGGTACACGACTTTATGATGGTAAAGATTATTTTACGATTATAGACTTTGTAGGAGCTACTAATCACTTCTATGATCCTATATGGGATGGACCTGGTGATGATGAGCCTGCAACCATTGTACCTGGTCAACCACCTAAGCCTACGCCTCAACCAGAAGATGAAGGTGTAGTGGTTGATCCACCAGGAGAATACCATCGCAAAGCAACGGTGCTGCTCTCTAATGGGCAATCCATCAAAGTAACAGATACAGAAACACGATACGTAGATGCAAACGGTAAACCACTTACCGCTCGTGAATTCATAGAAAAACTCATAGGCGAGTTACCAGAACTTTTTGAAAACGAGCAGCAACTACGTGATGCGTGGGCAAATCCAGATACACGAAGCGCTTTGCTAGAACAACTAGGTCAACAAGGTTTTGACCGGGAACAACTAGACGACTTACGTAATATGGTCGCTTCACCAGATACAGATATTTTTGACGTGCTATCGCATCTGTGCTATCGCAGTGATTTAAAAACCAGGCATGAACGTGTAGGAGCAGTAAGTAAAAATCCAGTGCTAACCGTTTATAAAGATGCACGCGCAGTCGCTTTTCTAAACTTTATACTAGAGCATTATGAAAAATATGGTGTTGAAGAATTGCGCCGTGATAAACTGCCAGATCTCATTCGGTTAAAACTAGGAACTACACATGATGCAAAAGAAGCCTTTGGCGGGATGCAACCTCTTATGGATGCTTACCTAGGATTGCAAAAAGCAATTTATCAAGCGAGTTAA